A window of Loxodonta africana isolate mLoxAfr1 chromosome 3, mLoxAfr1.hap2, whole genome shotgun sequence genomic DNA:
taaaagaatcacatgttGAACTTTTCTACACCCAAATATTTATCATCTTATTTCCTTCAGATAGATTCTTTCAAGTGGGATTACTGGCTGAAAGTGCAAGAACATTTTTAGAACTCTTCATCCATTGCCGAATCACTTTCCAGAGAGGGTATGCCAGTTCACACTATGTACAGCATAGCTGTAGAGAATCTCTGTCTCAGCAGAATTTTGCCACCAGAACCTAGAGAAAATGATCCCAGCATATCATAGAGTCTAATGACAGCTGTAAGCTTTAGCTTATATCAATAGTAACAGGTCATGCTTCATACTAGCctttaaaaataagcaaaggcTGAGCTAGAAAGATTGAATGTGAGGACACTGATTTATGGAAGTGTGTGCAACGCCCATAATCCTTAAAATCTGACATTTCTCAGCCTCACAGGACTGCAGGCATTTATGTGCCTTTTTCTTACAAGTCTGTTATTTCATCCCATTAAGGTATCGAAGGAAGGCAATAAAAGATGAATTTCCTGATAAACATTTAAGTGCCACTAGGTATAGAAAGGAGTGACAATAAAACTTGATTTTAAGACAACTGTTATACTCAAAACTGCAGCTAGCTGGCCTAATGGGAGGTTGGATACAAAAAATAACATAGCAGAAGAATTCACCCCACCTTTTTGAACTGAGAGGATGGCTATCAGCAAGAGCTATAGGATCAGTTATAACTTTACGAGCCTCTTCTAGCCGTAAAAACTTCCTGCTGTGTAGGAATAAAGCGAGCATTTGATTCACCAACTAGAAGACTGCTGTGATTTGTATCTGTGCCCTACTCAGAGGCTAAAGGCAGGGGTTGATAAGGTATTTGATAGCAGCATATTGGAGCTACCAGCAGTTTCAGGAATGACTTAAAATGCTCCTGAGTTCTGTAGGGCAGGTTGGGCTGATTGCAAAAGGTCAAAACTATAGGAAAAGCCAGGCTGTTTCTAAACCTTTAGATGACCTCTCCTCCAAGGAGTTAATTTGAAGTCTGAAAGAATTTTATAATAAATTGTATAGGAAATATCCACTCAGCATATTTGAGTAACTGTTACATGCTGGACATTTGGGATACTATGTGTAGTAAGGTATGATCTGTGATCTTGAGCTCATCTTCTAGGAGGGTCAAAGACTTAACACAATTATTCCACAAGACAATTCTGTATAATAGTAACACACATGCAGGGCACAGTAGGTGCAGAACCACCTTAAGTTTTCACAGGGAAAGAGACATCTGCAAGGTGGAGAAGTAGGAAGAGGTTCTTCTGAACAGTGGGaacaacatatataaatataGTAGACAtgagagaagaaaatgttttctGGTGACTAAAAGACACTTCAGTATTagagcaaaaaataaatacaaaggcATGTGTGTTTTGGACTGGAGTCTCAGAATGCCTCTTCCATATCTCAAGTAGCATCCTTTACCTTCAGCTACcttttaaatgggaaaaaaatttttttttttttttttttagcataaagGAGATGTTTGGTTAGTTGAAAAAGGGACGTGACTGCCAGAATAACTAGTTTAATAGTGTCTGTTTAGTTGTCTGCGCCTTGTTCTTAAATATAGATCAGATGACTTACTTGACCAACTAGGAGTAAGATCATTGGAAGAAATGAAATCTCCATTTGAAACGAATATTGATTGTTTTGTGATTTTAACAAGTTCCTTATCCCTTCTTTTGCCTAAAAGGGTTGTGGAGGTGTCTAACTGATCTTCCTCAGTCAAGCAGTTTGATAATTTCTAACAGTTTGGTCAATAGGAGAAAGGAATGTTAGAAATAAAAtatcctgggttttttttttttttgttcgtttttgtttttaacttctaGTAATTCTTTATGTCTGTTCTAAAATTAACTAAACTCTCTACCCCTTTCTGGGCTTTTCTATGCATGGAGCTACATCTTTTATGCCACCCCATTTATAACAGCCATTAATAAGTTTATATTTCACAATCTGATGtagaattcattttccttttcaCGCTAAGCTCAAACAGCATATTTCAAAATAGAAGGATCTGCGTCAAGATGTAAACCATGATTTAATTAACATTTAGCCTTCAGAAGAGAAGCttgaacagaaggaaaattcatgAATTTGTTGTTTTTGTCCCTGTGTTAGCCTCTCATTTATTTTATAGCCAGTGATGTATATACCATCCATATATGATATacgctttttattatttttattttgcattctCTATGTGGCGTATATTCTGAGAAAATAATTCACTGGCAAGCTTTTGTGTGACCGTGGAATTGCATTTTGTCTTAGGGATGAGAATGACATCGTTAGAAGGAAACTAAACACACATTTGAGAAACCTAGGTTTTTACTTAACTGTTTGTCCTTGGGTATATGACTTAACCAAGAGCTCTTGTCTTCAGTATTTTTGTAACATAAAGGCTTTGAACTGGGAGATCTGTCAGTTCAACAAATATATAGCCTAATTTTTTAGAACAATATTGATTTTAAGTATCTTGTACTTTAATGCCTGTAAATCAGAGGACGTCTCAGATTCCAGTGTATGTGACTCTTCTGGAAGAACTGTAGAAATCCTGCATTAAACCATATGATTtgctcttcatttggaagatacAGTTATCAAATCTTTATTCTTTTCCCATGCTAAAATTATGTGATTCCCGGATAGATCCAGAGCAACACCCCACCTGATACCCATTGAGTCACCTCTCTCTCACGCCCTTTTCTTCCCAGAATTTCAGCcactttaatattaaaatattctaTTTAAATGGTCATTATCTTTGGAATTTTATAATTTATGTTTTTCTAAAgttaatataaattatttttaattctgatATTTGTTTAGAAAAGCTGAAGTAACTATTTCTTGAATGTCGACTGTATGTCATATGCTTAATAGAACTTTAAATACAGTAGTGAGAGAGAGAAGGTTATAGAATTGAAATCATGTTTTTCGTCAGAAAATTTTGGAAATTATTTGTGGGGTTTAGTTATAATTTTCCAGGGAATTTGcctttattttctctgtgttccagGTCTTGCCTGAAATTTAGAAGCCCCTTTCTTCCCCTTCCTTTCTGGTGCTGTCTGTCAGTGGTGGTGATCACCTATGAGGAAGAAAAGCCCACTTCCACTGACCATGGAGAACACTCAGCATCTCTGCTTGATTGTGACAAGGGCAGTTTTTGGATGGATCATGAAATGCTTCTAAAGTAGCCAAGAGTTAACTCTCCTAACCTTTTTATATAATAAGCATGTTACCACCAAGGTAACTTACCCAGTGGAATCAAACTCAACTTTCACAGTGAAATCACATTATTTACATATTTAACTTACGCAAATTCAAGTCTGTCAAAAAACAGAGAATGCACAAGTGAGAGCGAAAAATAGCAATTTAAATAGCACGTGTTCCACCTTCCATTTCAGTAAGTCCTAGGCAATGGATGAAATCAAATCTGAAGCAGTCAGTACATATTTGTGAAAACTATGGAAAAATGTGTGGATGATTTTAAAGGCTTCCCGGTCATGTTTAGGTGGCCAGGCAAGGGGGTGGGGAGGCCTTCCTCGGCATTTACTAGGATTATTGAGGGCTGTTGAGAAGCTACAGTTAAGAAGTTGAGGAACTGACAATATCCTCTACAGAGGATAACATGATGACAAGAACAAGTTGGAATATTTGTAAATTTAATTGTCCTTAGGAGTGAAAAATCTGAATGATTAAATTTCTGAGTGTTCTTTATGGATTTTTCAGTGGTTATTTTTACGATACACTGTTTCCCCTTATAGCCAGTCCTCTAACTATGATGCTGCTCCACCAGATGGTAACTGCACCAATTTTGTTTGGTAGTATAAATTGAAATACTCTAATGGGTAATTTCATTAAGAAGCCAGTTCTTGGTTaataattccattttttttttaaatctgtgggCCTGAACTTCGTTCTCACAGTGGAAGTCTTtgaatttaaaatgtagattcaaTAATACAATGACTGTTTTTTGACCATCCTAGTAATTTGTGCTATTGATACCATTTTACTTTGTTGCTAGGGCCTTTTCCCACCCATGTCCGCTTCTTACTCTAGATAATTATTACTTTGGGATTATATAActaccaagttaaaaaaaaaataattgtctaaatttttttttttaatattgttttcatTGTACCAGATatgtgaaataaatatttttttctgtgattATACAGGTGAACATGATTAAAGATGATGGAACGGTTATTCATTTCAACAATCCCAAGGTCCAAGCTTCCCTGTCTGCTAACACCTTTGCAATTACTGGCCATGCAGAAGCCAAACCAATCACAGAAATGCTTCCTGGAATATTAAGTCAGCTTGGTGCTGACAGCCTAACAAGTCTTAGGAAGTTAGCTGAACAGTTCCCGAGGCAAGGTAGGTATTTTAATTTAGtacctctttctctctccaacTCAAGGAAAGAACCTAATACTTTAAAAGGTGTCCCATCTTAAACTGAAAGGACTTGCCTGTATGTAAATTATGTTACATTTTATAAAGTTCACTTTTATGCTTCACAAAATTTTGAGTTTATTTCTTTAAAGTTATGGAATGCAGCATATAGAATATTTGGATACATTTTGGTAGTAATATAGtgatttaaagacaaaaaaaggaaagtgCCCGGATATGCAGGCCAAGGTTTTATAAAAAGCTAATTTGATTTTCACTTCTGATTAGTGACAATCAAAAAATAGTGTTATTACAGAACTATGTTTTTGTTTAATATTGTTGATTATACTATAGTTGTGGCCTTACAAGAGCTCTGAATTTACAAGGTGATTCTGGTTTTATAATTGTCTGTGACCTCCAAAAATCAAAACCCCTAGACAGTATTTCAGTGTACTACATATCTAGACACTTTCTTACactaaaagagaaggaaaaactctTTAATACTGATTTTTCACTTGAATGTGGCCACTGTAAGTTAACCATAATGCCTTTTTGTTTAAACTCAtctgaattattccattttgcATATAAATTATTTAGCTTTGTTGCACATTGAAATTGACATCTATAATTAGTGTGTATCAAGTTAAGTTAAAGTTTTATTGATTTTAGTGTTATTTAAGCAAAAAGATATGACTGGCATTAGATAATATTTAGCTTTTTCTTAGCAACTATATGCAATTTAGATGGGAAAAAAGGG
This region includes:
- the BTF3L4 gene encoding transcription factor BTF3 homolog 4 isoform X3, which translates into the protein MIKDDGTVIHFNNPKVQASLSANTFAITGHAEAKPITEMLPGILSQLGADSLTSLRKLAEQFPRQVLDSKTPKPEDIDEEDDDVPDLVENFDEASKNEAN